GCCAGTGAGACAATAAACGCAGCGACCGAGGCGCCCAACGAAGTCCAACGAATCAGGCTGATCGAGGTTCGCGGCAACAGGAGTACCAACAGACTCGCGATTGCAGGAATAGCTATGGAAAGAGTCAGGAGCATTCAGGTTATCCCAATACCGACCATATTAGCATACCAAGCAGAACCACGGTACCCATACCCATCATCACGGCGTAATTCTGCGTCACTCCGGTCTGGATCTTACGGACAAGCCCACCAAAACTGACAACCGTCGTCCCCACCCCGTTCACGGCACCATCCACCGTCCCTTGATCAACATACTTCGCAAAAATCTCCGACACCTTCACTAACGGTTGAGAAATCACTGTATCGTAAATCTGATCAACCCAGTACTTGTTATACAGAAGATTTCGCATTCCGGACTTCCCAAGGGATTCTACCGTCGACGACTTTCCAAGGTACCAGCTGCGAGCGAGCATGATTCCAATCACTGCGACAAGTACGGAGACTGCCATCAAGACATACTCTGCCGTCGGAACGCCGTGATGTTCGCCTCCATGTGTAACACCATGAGATGAAAGCACCGGCAAAAGCCAATCGTGAAAATAATTGTGCCCTCCCAAAGCATGCGGCACACCGACGTATCCGCCGATGGCAGACAAAACCGCAAGTATAATCAGCGGTACAGTCATCAGCTTTGGAGACTCATGAACATGATGCTCTTGAGCCTTTGAACCGCGGAACTTGCCGAAGAATGTCAGGAACAAGAGCCGGAACATGTAGAAAGCAGTGCAGAAAGCAGCAGTTATACCAATTCCCCACAGGATTACGTGGTGTGACTCATAAGTCTTCCACAGAATCTCATCTTTCGAAAAGAATCCGGCTAACCCGGGAATGCCCGCAATGGCAAGTGTGCCAATGAGAAAAGTCCAGTAAGTTGTGGGCATTTTGCTTTTCAAGCCACCCATAACCCGGATATCCTGCTCATTGGACATGCCGTGAATGACTGAACCGGAACCTAGGAATAGCAGTCCCTTGAAGAAAGCGTGGGTCATCAAATGAAAAATGGCCGCAGTGTAGGCACCGACACCGCAAGCCAGAAACATGAATCCCAGCTGGCTTACTGTAGAATAGGCTAGAACCTTTTTTATGTCCGTTTGAACAAGGCCAATGGTCGCCGCAAACAATGCCGTCAACCCTCCAACCCACGCCACAACCAGCATGGCATCGGGCGACAGAGAGAACAGGAAATTCGAGCGCACGATCATGTATACGCCTGCTGTAACCATTGTCGCAGCGTGGATGAGTGCCGAGACAGGAGTAGGACCTGCCATCGCATCAGGCAACCAGGTATAGAGCGGAAGTTGCGCAGATTTGCCGGTTGCACCTGTAAACAGCAAAAGGCAAATAGCCGTGATTACGCCAGCTCCAACCGGATAGGCCTGCGCCATCGGTTCAATTTCAGCGAAATTGATTGTACCGAAGGTGGTCCAAATCAGGAAGATTGCGAGCAAGAATCCAAAGTCGCCGATTCTGTTCATGATGAAGGCTTTCTTTCCTGCCGAAGCCTTCAATTCGTCGGTGTACCAGAATCCGATCAACAAATAGGAACACAGTCCTACGCCTTCCCAACCGACAAACATGACAAGGTAGTTGTTGCCCATAACAAGCAACAACATGAAAAAGACAAACAGGTTCAGATATATGAAGAATTTCCGAAATCCTTCATCACCGTGCATGTACCCAATTGAATAAATGTGAATGAGTGCAGACACACCGGTAACGATGAGCATCATCACCATCGACAGCGGGTCTGCAAGGAACCCGGCTTGGGCTGCAAAGTCCCCCACGATTATCCATCTGAAGAGATCAAGTTCAAAGTGACGCGAGTCTGCTGGCATTCCCAGCAGCTCGAAAAAACCTCCCAGCGCCACTATAAAGCTTGCCGCTACCATAAGCGACGCCACTCCGCCAACAACCTTTTCTGATTGTCCACGAAGCGCGAATGTGTTGAGCAGCACGCCCAACAATGGAAAAACCGGTATTAAATAGAGAAGCTCCAGCATCAGCCTTTTAGCGCACTCATCGCGTCCACATTCATACTGCCGCGTTTGCGCCACACAGATATCAGAATTGCCAGTCCGACGGCCACTTCAGCCGCAGCTACACACAAGACAAAAAACACAATGACTTGCGCCTCCTGGTCTGCAGCATGCCTCGCAAGCGCAATGAAACTCAGATTCACGGAATTCAGCATCAATTCAACGGACATCAGTATGATAATGAGGTTCTTTCGTGTCAGAACTCCCATGGCTCCGATGCCGAACAGAACTGCTCCGAGCAGGAGGTAATGCGCAAGTTCAACTTGCATCTTTACCTCCCTCCTTGCCGTCTTTCCGGACAAGCGCTACCGCACCAATCATGGCCGCCAGCAGGAGCACCGAGGTCGCCTCAAATGCATAAAGGTATTTTGTAAAGAGAATTTTACCAAGTTCAGAAACCTTGCCAAAACCGGTCGGAACGTCCGGCATCGCGGGCAATACAGAGCTTCCTCTAACAATTGCCAGAAACATCGTAAACAGAATCAGCCCGGACACAACCAGGCCGGCCACTCGCCAAGTTTTGGGTAGCACCTCTTCTATGCGCCGCAGATTGAGAAGCATGATAACAAAAAGCAGGAGCACAATAATGGCTCCTGCGTAGACGATAATCTGAATCGCGGCAAGAAACGGTGCGGACAACAAGACATAGAGACCGGCAAGACAAAACATGGTCCCGACAAGGTACAGGGCCGACCCGATGGGAGAAGGTGAGGTGACGACCAGCAAGGCCGTCAAGACCGCACCTACCGCCAGTAGCAAGAATAAGATTGTCTCAAGGCCCATGAAACGGTCAGAATCTGCGCGGGTACTCTATAACATCCATAGATTGCTGAATATAGCCATATCTCTACAAAAAGTCAATCATTTTGTGAAGGTTTGCTCAAGCATGATTATGCGTAAAATAATAAATATCAGAATATTACAGAATACCGTGCTGAAAACCATTGAAAACTCGATGCTCTCAACAATCTCATACTATCGCAGGCTAAAGTCAACCTTAGTACTTAACCAGTTTACGAAGTTCTCTGAGTCCATAATCTCGAGGCTATAGGGGATGACTACAATTTGCAAACTACCGCGCCACGGATACATACGTATATAGTCTTTAGAAGTTGTAAGAATGACATCTGCTCCCGCATTCTCCGCTTCACGTGAAACATTCTTGAGTTCCTGCTCTGAAAATACGTGATGGTCCCGAAATGCACGCTCGCCAACGATCTGAATACCCACGGATTCGGCAGACAATTTGACTCTGTTGGGACGTGCCACACCCGTCACCAGAAAACAGGGTCCCTTTGGCTTGTCCGCCCAAGTTTGCGACAATTTAGCCGGCAGTGCCCTCCAGGAAATCTTGTTGAATGACTTTGCATAAGGCACGGCTGATTCCCCAGATCCAACCGTTACGAGCGCCGTCGCCCGCCCCAAGGATGAAGGATGCTCTCGCAGGCGTCCTGCCGGTAACATCTTGCCGTTGTCAATCGGCATCATGCTGTCCAGCAGAACGAGATCAACATCCCGGGCAAGCCGCCGATGCTGAAACCCGTCGTCCAGAATAATCAGCTTCGCTCCGAAATCGTTGGCCGCGACCTTGGCCGATTCGACCCGGTTCGCATTTGAGATGACAAGGGTTTGTGGACAACTTCGTTTAATCAGAAGCGGCTCGTCCCCGGTGTCCTGCCAATGCGAGTCTATTTCGGCAATGGTCAGTTCCTTGGACTTCCTCCCATAGCCCCGGCTGAGCACGGCAATGCGGTTGCGCTCTCTCAGATGCGGGAAATGCTGTTCAAGCAACTTGATCAACGCAATCACAAACGGAGTTTTGCCGTTGCCGCCCACAGTTATGTTGCCAACCGATATCACAGGAACAGGTGCGCGCCATCCGCCGCGCCTATCCCAATGGCGATGATAAGCTCCGGCCACGACACCGTACGCATATTCGGCTAGCGCGAGGATCATCGAGTCTTAGTTCGTCCATCCATCATGAATAGACTTGAGTCCATTGAGAAGGTGGTCATACCACGTTCGTTCAATGCTCGTGTCTAATGAATCGCCGATTTCCGTGCTGTGCGGAACCGTTGGATCAAAGTCTTCTTCCAGTACCTTTATGGCCATAAAGCTTGCATCGGCAATTCCTGCAGAATCGCGCGAGCTGTAGGCAAGTTCGAGCGTCAATCCCCAGCCTACAAATGAGTTTTCATTATAGTGAAAGATTGTGTCAATCCACGTACGCGCCTTAAGAGTATCTCCGTCACCCCATAAGCGCCAGAAATTCCCTTCGTAGGCCGCGATGCTGTCCATCAGGCTCTTTGCCGGGAAGTTGACATACAGTTCCCCACCTGTTCTTCCATGAACGTCATTGGGGATACTCGCTGAAGGGCGCATGACTAATTGCCAGTTGCCGACAGGCAGGTCCCAGACATCATAAAGCAGCACTACATCCCTTTGTCCGGCGCGAACTTTCATATCAATTGTCCCCGTCCCTCCCATTCGCCGAAACCTGTACTTGACTTGCGATGAATCAAGATACGGCTGTGCCTTCATTACATCGGAAGACCCATCAAATATCTGCGGTTTGAACCAGTTCTGCGGAGTTTTGCCGCTCAAATTGTAGTCTTGATCTGAATCGTTCAACAGTGTAATTAGCACTTGTACTGTATCATTCAGTCCTGGTGCCAGCGAAAAATGATTTGGTGGCGAGTACTTTTCTACGAGGCTTAATAGGTAAGGATCCGTGTTTTGCATTGCGCCATTCAAACGTCCCTCACCTTGCCAGCTTGGGCGCGCCGGCAACCAAACACCGGGCATATAGTAACCGACATCACTGAATCCCATTTGAAGCCCCCGAAAGTGCGCTTGTACATCCTTTGAACTGAAGATCGCAAAAAGGACGAGTATGCTGACTTCAGGGGTCACTTTGCGGAAAGACTCAGTCACTCGAGTGAACCCTTATCCAGTCTTCGCTCGTACTTATCACTCTGAATCTTCTTCAGCTCTTCTAAAAACTCATTAACCGACATATATCTCTTATAAACAGAAGCAAACCGCACATAGGCAACTTCATCCACATTGACCAGCTCCTCGAGTATCCATTGACCGATTTGGGCGGCTGTGACTTCGCGGTCGGTTTCAGCGAGCACGCGGGCTTCGATTGCATCGGTCATGTTTTCAATAGTATTGGGCGAAACAGGCCGCTTAATGCAGGCAATAGATAGCCCGCGATACACCTTTTCACGATCGAAAGGTTCGCGGGCTCCGTCGGATTTTATAACGTGTACGATACGGACTTCGATGGATTCGTAGGTTGTAAAGCGATGGCCGCACTTCAGGCATTCGCGGCGGCGGCGAATCGCGCGACCTTCCTTTGCAGGCCGCGAGTCTATGACCCGGTCATCGTCAGTGCTGCAAAACGGGCAGCGCAAATTTACTCCTAAACATTGTAACGCAGTGCTTGCGGATAAAGCGGGAAGCCGCGGGTCAACTCATGAACTTGAGCTTTTACCTTGGCAATCATTTCAGCCGACTCAAGATTTTGAATAACATTATCCATCAGTTCCGCAATTTTCCTCATTTCAGTCACTCCCATTCCGCGCGATGTCACAGCGGGAGAACCGATACGCACACCGGATGTCACCAGCGGCTTCTGCGGATCGTAGGGCACCATATTCTTGTTGACGGTGATGTCGGCGGCTTCGAGTGCCTTTTCGGCAGCTTTACCCGTCTTCCCCATGGGTGACAGATCGAGCAACACCAGGTGCGTGTCCGTTCCTCCGGAAACGACCTTATATCCGCGCGACATAAACTCATCAGCCAGCGTCTTTGCATTCTCGACAACGTTACGAGCATACTCGCGAAACTCCGGTTTCAGCGCTTCGCCGAATGCGACGGCCTTGGCCGCAATCACATGCATCAGCGGGCCGCCCTGTACGCCCGGAAAAACCCAGCTGTCAAACGCATCCCAATAGCTTTTGGGTTTAGGCATACCTCCGAGCAGCAGCTCTCCACCCTCTTCATTGGACAGCACAATTCCACCGCGCGGCCCGCGAAGAGTCTTGTGAGTCGTGGACGTTACGGCATGACAGTACGGCAGAACATCGGGATGAATTCTACCTGCCACCAATCCGGAGAAGTGCGACATATCGCAAATCAGATACGCGCCGATTTCGTCCGCAATCTCTCTGAACTTCGCCAGATGCCAATTGCGCGGATAGGCAGAAGATCCTGTCATGATGAGCTTCGGCTTGTGTTCGCGCGCCTTGGCAACAACATCATCCATGTCGATCAAATTCGAATCGCGTGTGACACCATAGCTGACCACCTCATACATGCGGCCTGAAAAATTCACAGGCGAGCCGTGTGTCAAATGGCCGCCGTGCGCCAGATCCATACCCAGAATTTTGTCGCCGGGTTTGAGCAGCGTGAAGTAAACAGCCATATTCGCCTGCGCGCCCGAATGCGGCTGGACGTTAGCCCACTTCGCTCCGAAAAGCTCTTTTGCTCGGTCAATCGCCAATGTTTCAACTTCGTCCACATGACGACATCCGCCGTAATACCTCTTGCCCGGAAGACCTTCGGCATACTTGTTCGTCATCACATTTCCCATTGCCTCCAGGACAGCGGGTGACACGAAATTCTCCGAGGCGATAAGTTCCAATCCTTCATTTTGCCGCGACCGCTCGCGATCCATGATTGCGGATACGTCCGGGTCGCTGTTTGCCAATATGTTTCTTAAGTGATTGCTCATGATTCTCAGTCCCGCAGTTTGCGCCGTTCACGATGGAACCAGCGCTCATGCATATCAAGCTGTAAATATAGTCTGGTAAACGTTTCGTCAACATCCACATCCGAAGCGGTGCGCACGCCGAACTCAAGCGCCGCATGAAGTTTGCCCGTGCTTTGCGCAAGAGGAACGGAGACCCCAAGCGAAAGCGCTGTCTCAATCACATCGCCGACCGCTCCTTCAGAATAGACCTGCCACGGCTGCAAGCGGTAAGCGGCACCCGCACGATAATCCCAGCGGTCGAATCCTTCATCAGTTATACGTGTACCGCCCTGTTTCTCAACACCAAACATGACAGCAAAACCGCTGCGCTCCTCGAGTCCCTTTTCTTCAAAAACGGGCCCGTAATGCTTTTCCTTCCACGATTGGGATCTCAGGTCGGCGTATGCAGACCAATCACGCCTCCATTTGTGTCCGATGCCAAATCCGAACTCTCCCGGTCGCGATCCATTTTCTTCAGAAAACCGGTATTCTCCGCCATGATTCACTCGCTGCTCAAACTCCCATGTCCCGTCCGCTTCTGATTTCCAGTATCCACCCAAAGTCCAAGCGGGGGAAAGTTTAGCGAGTGCCGACACGCCACCCCAGAAACCGTGAAATCGTTGAACATCGTGGTAGTGCACATCGCGTGCTCCTCCAGAATTTCCAGAAGTCGGAAAGTCCAATATGGAATTCACTTCAAGGTAGGTAGTCGTAAACGCTGCCGTCAGCCCGATGCTGAATTTGTCGGAAAGACCAAATGCGTGGTCCCAACGAATGTCCGTAGCGCTGCCTAGCCAAACATTTCGGCGCTCAAATCGCTCGACAACTGCGCCGGTGTCTGATTCATAGGTTAAACTGTCGTTGGCGAATGTCCGTAGGTCAGTCCGGGAAACAGGGTCTAATCCAAACGCCATTTTGTAACGCGGATGAATATTTAACATTAAACGAAAACTCTGCCAACCAAACTCACTGTCAAGATCTGATTTGTTTTGGTCAGAAGTGCCGTAAATGCTGCCATAGAGACCGGCGCGAAGCACCGACCCTGTCAACTGGGTCATTGCGGCAGCGTTTTCTCCATGGATACCAATGCTGTCAGTTGCCGCCAGACCCGCGCCGCTCAGCCCCATTGATCGCACGCCGCCATTCGGCAGAGGATCTCCCGTTGGCTGTGTGCCGAATATTGAACCTCCAGCCCATGCAGTCGCTGCAAGTATCAAGAGTGTCAAGATGTTTATCATGGCTCTACCCACCAGATCTCAAGTTGCGGCCGAAGTGAATCCACTTCGCTGTTATGGCCATGGAAATACTGCCGGGAGAGGATATCACTCTCAAGTGAAGCTTGAATTGAAAAGCCTCCGTTCGTGGATGGATTTCCGACCATTCCGACAAGACTGTTCGTCACTTCAAATGATATTTTTCTATTGTCAGATTGAAAGGCCGTGGAGTTT
This sequence is a window from bacterium. Protein-coding genes within it:
- the nuoL gene encoding NADH-quinone oxidoreductase subunit L — encoded protein: MLELLYLIPVFPLLGVLLNTFALRGQSEKVVGGVASLMVAASFIVALGGFFELLGMPADSRHFELDLFRWIIVGDFAAQAGFLADPLSMVMMLIVTGVSALIHIYSIGYMHGDEGFRKFFIYLNLFVFFMLLLVMGNNYLVMFVGWEGVGLCSYLLIGFWYTDELKASAGKKAFIMNRIGDFGFLLAIFLIWTTFGTINFAEIEPMAQAYPVGAGVITAICLLLFTGATGKSAQLPLYTWLPDAMAGPTPVSALIHAATMVTAGVYMIVRSNFLFSLSPDAMLVVAWVGGLTALFAATIGLVQTDIKKVLAYSTVSQLGFMFLACGVGAYTAAIFHLMTHAFFKGLLFLGSGSVIHGMSNEQDIRVMGGLKSKMPTTYWTFLIGTLAIAGIPGLAGFFSKDEILWKTYESHHVILWGIGITAAFCTAFYMFRLLFLTFFGKFRGSKAQEHHVHESPKLMTVPLIILAVLSAIGGYVGVPHALGGHNYFHDWLLPVLSSHGVTHGGEHHGVPTAEYVLMAVSVLVAVIGIMLARSWYLGKSSTVESLGKSGMRNLLYNKYWVDQIYDTVISQPLVKVSEIFAKYVDQGTVDGAVNGVGTTVVSFGGLVRKIQTGVTQNYAVMMGMGTVVLLGMLIWSVLG
- the nuoK gene encoding NADH-quinone oxidoreductase subunit NuoK, with the protein product MQVELAHYLLLGAVLFGIGAMGVLTRKNLIIILMSVELMLNSVNLSFIALARHAADQEAQVIVFFVLCVAAAEVAVGLAILISVWRKRGSMNVDAMSALKG
- a CDS encoding NADH-quinone oxidoreductase subunit J, with product MGLETILFLLLAVGAVLTALLVVTSPSPIGSALYLVGTMFCLAGLYVLLSAPFLAAIQIIVYAGAIIVLLLFVIMLLNLRRIEEVLPKTWRVAGLVVSGLILFTMFLAIVRGSSVLPAMPDVPTGFGKVSELGKILFTKYLYAFEATSVLLLAAMIGAVALVRKDGKEGGKDAS
- the lpxK gene encoding tetraacyldisaccharide 4'-kinase, encoding MILALAEYAYGVVAGAYHRHWDRRGGWRAPVPVISVGNITVGGNGKTPFVIALIKLLEQHFPHLRERNRIAVLSRGYGRKSKELTIAEIDSHWQDTGDEPLLIKRSCPQTLVISNANRVESAKVAANDFGAKLIILDDGFQHRRLARDVDLVLLDSMMPIDNGKMLPAGRLREHPSSLGRATALVTVGSGESAVPYAKSFNKISWRALPAKLSQTWADKPKGPCFLVTGVARPNRVKLSAESVGIQIVGERAFRDHHVFSEQELKNVSREAENAGADVILTTSKDYIRMYPWRGSLQIVVIPYSLEIMDSENFVNWLSTKVDFSLR
- the nrdR gene encoding transcriptional repressor NrdR; amino-acid sequence: MRCPFCSTDDDRVIDSRPAKEGRAIRRRRECLKCGHRFTTYESIEVRIVHVIKSDGAREPFDREKVYRGLSIACIKRPVSPNTIENMTDAIEARVLAETDREVTAAQIGQWILEELVNVDEVAYVRFASVYKRYMSVNEFLEELKKIQSDKYERRLDKGSLE
- a CDS encoding serine hydroxymethyltransferase, which encodes MSNHLRNILANSDPDVSAIMDRERSRQNEGLELIASENFVSPAVLEAMGNVMTNKYAEGLPGKRYYGGCRHVDEVETLAIDRAKELFGAKWANVQPHSGAQANMAVYFTLLKPGDKILGMDLAHGGHLTHGSPVNFSGRMYEVVSYGVTRDSNLIDMDDVVAKAREHKPKLIMTGSSAYPRNWHLAKFREIADEIGAYLICDMSHFSGLVAGRIHPDVLPYCHAVTSTTHKTLRGPRGGIVLSNEEGGELLLGGMPKPKSYWDAFDSWVFPGVQGGPLMHVIAAKAVAFGEALKPEFREYARNVVENAKTLADEFMSRGYKVVSGGTDTHLVLLDLSPMGKTGKAAEKALEAADITVNKNMVPYDPQKPLVTSGVRIGSPAVTSRGMGVTEMRKIAELMDNVIQNLESAEMIAKVKAQVHELTRGFPLYPQALRYNV